Proteins from a genomic interval of Nasonia vitripennis strain AsymCx chromosome 3, Nvit_psr_1.1, whole genome shotgun sequence:
- the LOC100122339 gene encoding paired amphipathic helix protein Sin3b isoform X7 — protein MKRVRGVDEIAPPAAATLKNTGGGGTVVGSGSAGIEYHTGPGIGVVSGQAVRSVPAKEMPGSIQFSQTQQQYPGAIIVPTAAPSPVKGGATVGGLSTSSTCAASSITSSVTLHTTGIGGTGNHNMGPQSAVPSSQAQTHAQAPSTIRHNMGQAPTPPAPNLSGGTSSSQFQRLKVEDALSYLDQVKYKFSDQPQVYNDFLDIMKEFKSQTIDTPGVITRVSHLFKGHPELIVGFNTFLPPGYKIEVQANEQGYAFQVSVSMPSPTATHTATLSQHHCTVNVGSPPIASPPTQPAKAQAVQIMQGSGSIHHSIANNISNNNLTIHGPASPPVPSYNNSHVTTAQAQAVSQALSQAQDGVPSTGQTQQNQPVEFNHAINYVNKIKNRFQGQPDKYKRFLEILHTYQKEQRTLKESGHMGGSGTGGGCPGSGKHLTEAEVYSQVAKLFENQEDLLLEFGQFLPDATNQQSALSNKVGAVNDHAAIVKKPMSLKTTYNNSSAIPRDHRDSQVPGGGAGTGPGGAGGPGNLDRDSGGGGSRGGGGGSGGSDRERERDRPGIREIGNAGQKFGHSQGQLKRSPSFTTSISTGNSHTPHGPPPPKKHKVASARDLSIAEAGKHGSLADYAFFDKVRKALKSPEVYDNFLRCLVLFNLEIISKNELVLLVNPFLCRFPELQRWFRDFLGHLPEAAAMLTQAACGPNQTSGSINSGSAVGNVIVSSVGIEALPNNVVRSHQDRPQGDLAMEIDYSTCKRLGASYCALPKSYMQPKCTGRTQLCKEVLNDTWVSFPTWSEDSTFVSSRKTQFEEFIYRCEDERFELDGVIETNAATIRVLEGVHKKMNRMPPEELQKFKLDDCLGGCSPTIHQRALKRIYGEKATDIIEGLKKNPMVAVPVVLRRLKSKEEEWREAQKGFNKIWREQNEKYYLKSLDHQGINFKQNDVKALRSKSLFNEIELLYDERHEQSEENAENQNNTGPHLVLIYKDKSVLDDAANLLIHHVKRQTAIHKEDKQRIKALLKHFIPDLFFHTRQELSDDEQDEDNEKDEINPSSCGNSTQTGTTTTSIGGGLQGSNRNKPSPSPAPSSTTVKPDPDVKPPAHALSTDPEETYTLFMGSNNWYLFMRLHQILCERLTKMYDKAMALAEEESRQKQQRKESTAVALRLKPKGDIEIEDYYPAFLDMIKNVLDGNMESNSYEDTLREMFGIHAYIAFTLDKVVTYAVRQLQHLVSDAVCQQCMDLFHREQRQPKENCGAGGLCSTAYLRVASETAYQRKAEKAMAEENCFKIYIYKKNCRMTIELLDTEGEETVEGSCRDRDRESVTATEKWSSYVERFSSSATGQTSPKDVPASSDNDPPANHPIDGNGWSSLGKVMAGRKRVYLYRNVRQYRKQAARKMRAFSPDAVNSDKIQDSESKKPRFEVGAEITDGSDIVTSDEMQCTFNLNNFRAVYVVNRESCLYKKGCFSRAKQSHPEVTKSMSAKFQEWHFKWVNKHVIDAQHRLCQDWLMGRYENLVPHRTRVIADNELGRTPYRPYNRYCIDRLQTEQQSNKAEQVRQE, from the exons ATGAAACGTGTTCGCGGGGTGGACGAAATAGCACCGCCAGCTGCAGCAACGTTAAAAAACACAGGCGGTGGAGGAACTGTGGTAGGCAGCGGAAGTGCTGGTATAGAATACCACACTGGTCCGGGTATAGGAGTGGTTTCTGGTCAAGCAGTGAGATCTGTTCCTGCCAAAGAGATGCCAGGTAGCATACAGTTCTCGCAGACCCAGCAGCAATATCCTGGTGCAATCATTGTGCCAACAGCAGCACCATCCCCAGTCAAG GGAGGTGCTACAGTTGGAGGATTATCCACAAGTTCAACATGTGCAGCAAGCAGTATAACTTCCAGTGTTACCCTGCATACCACTGGCATAGGTGGTACAGGAAATCACAACATGGGCCCCCAGTCAGCTGTGCCAAGTTCACAGGCACAGACACATGCGCAAGCACCTTCCACCATAAGACACAAT ATGGGGCAGGCACCTACACCTCCTGCGCCCAATTTGAGCGGCGGTACAAGCAGTTCGCAATTTCAGAGGTTGAAAGTAGAAGATGCTCTGTCCTATCTCGATCAAGTCAAGTACAAATTTAGTGATCAACCACAG GTTTACAATGATTTTCTTGATATTATGAAGGAATTCAAGTCCCAAACTATAGATACTCCAGGCGTTATTACAAGGGTTAGCCATCTATTTAAGGGACATCCCGAACTTATTGTTGGTTTCAACACTTTTTTACCGCCAGGGTACAAAATTGAAGTACAAGCCAATGAGCAGGGATATGCTTTCCAAGTCTCAGTCAGTATGCCAAGTCCAACAGCAACACATACAGCTACCCTCTCTCAGCACCATTGTACAGTTAATGTTGGGTCTCCGCCTATAGCAAGTCCTCCAACACAACCTGCCAAGGCACAAGCAGTACAAATTATGCAAGG GTCTGGAAGTATACATCACTCTATTgcaaacaatatttcaaataaCAATCTTACTATTCACGGACCTGCATCGCCGCCAGTTCCGTCGTATAACAATTCCCATGTCACTACAGCTCAAGCACAGGCAGTGAGTCAAGCTCTGAGCCAAGCACAAGACGGGGTTCCTAGCACTGGCCAGACTCAACAGAATCAGCCAGTTGAATTCAATCATGCAATCAACTATGTCAATAAGATTAag AACCGATTTCAAGGCCAACCGGATAAGTACAAGCGTTTTCTCGAAATCCTGCACACGTATCAGAAAGAGCAGCGGACCCTCAAGGAGTCGGGCCATATGGGCGGAAGCGGAACCGGCGGTGGCTGTCCCGGCAGCGGAAAGCACCTCACGGAAGCTGAAGTCTACAGTCAGGTCGCCAAGCTATTCGAAAATCAGGAAGATCTTCTGTTAGAGTTTGGACAGTTCTTGCCTGACGCGACGAATCAGCAAAGCGCCCTG AGCAACAAGGTGGGAGCGGTCAATGACCACGCGGCAATCGTCAAGAAGCCGATGAGTCTTAAAACAACTTACAACAACTCTTCAGCTATACCTCGTGACCACCGCGACTCTCAGGTACCTGGTGGAGGAGCGGGAACTGGTCCGGGTGGAGCTGGAGGTCCAGGTAATCTAGACCGTGACAGTGGCGGAGGTGGTAGCCGAGGTGGCGGCGGTGGAAGTGGAGGCAGCGATAGAGAGCGCGAAAGAGATAGGCCAGGCATCAGGGAAATAGGCAATGCCGGGCAAAAGTTCGGGCATAGTCAGGGGCAGCTGAAGAGGAGCCCGTCGTTCACCACCTCTATATCAACGGGAAATTCTCATACGCCGCATGGTCCACCACCACCTAAAAAGCATAAAGTCGCCTCTGCCAGAGACCTCTCAATTGCTGAGGCAGGAAAGCATGGATCACTGGCAGATTATGCCTTCTTCGATAAG gTGCGCAAGGCGCTTAAGTCACCGGAAGTGTACGACAACTTTCTTCGATGCCTGGTCTTGTTCAATCTCGAGATAATATCTAAGAATGAACTAGTTCTATTGGTGAATCCGTTCCTGTGCCGTTTTCCCGAGCTGCAGCGTTGGTTTAGGGACTTCCTGGGACACTTGCCCGAGGCTGCAGCCATGTTGACGCAGGCCGCCTGCGGTCCTAATCAGACTAGTGGTAGCATCAATAGTGGTAGTGCAGTAGGAAATGTCATTGTTAGTAGTGTTGGAATTGAAGCGCTACCCAACAACGTAGTTAGAAGCCACCAAGATAGGCCGCAAGGCGACCTTGCGATGGAGATCGATTATTCGACTTGTAAGAGACTTGGTGCCTCTTATTGCGCCTTGCCAAAGTCTTACATGCAGCCCAAGTGTACCGGCCGAACGCAGCTCTGTAAAGAAGTGCTCAACGACACATGGGTCTCGTTTCCCACTTGGTCGGAAGACAGCACGTTTGTCTCATCTAG gaaaACTCAATTCGAGGAGTTCATTTATCGCTGCGAAGACGAGCGATTTGAATTGGATGGCGTGATAGAGACAAACGCGGCGACAATCAGAGTGCTCGAGGGCGTGCACAAAAAAATGAACCGGATGCCACCGGAAGAGCTTCAGAAGTTCAAACTGGACGACTGTTTGGGTGGATGCTCACCGACAATTCACCAGCGAGCTTTGAAGAGGATATACGGCGAAAAAGCAACGGATATTATTGAAGGACTTAAAAAGAATCCCATGGTTGCGGTGCCGGTCGTTCTACGGAGACTGAAAAGTAAGGAAGAAGAGTGGCGGGAAGCTCAGAAGGGTTTCAACAAGATCTGGAGGGAGCAGAACGAAAAGTATTATCTCAAGTCCTTGGATCACCAGGGCATCAATTTCAAGCAGAATGATGTCAAGGCGCTCAGGTCAAAGAGTTTGTTCAATGAGATCGAACTTTTATATGACGAGAGGCATGAACAGTCAGAAGAGAACGCAGAGAATCAAAATAACACTGGTCCACATCTGGTCTTAATTTACAAAGATAAGTCTGTCTTGGATGATGCTGCCAATCTGTTGATACACCACGTCAAGCGGCAAACAGCTATTCACAAAGAGGACAAGCAGCGAATTAAGGCACTTCTTAAGCATTTTATTCCTGATCTATTCTTTCACACTCGGCAAGAACTGAGCGACGACGAGCAAGATGAAGATA ACGAGAAGGATGAAATAAATCCGTCATCGTGTGGCAACAGCACGCAAACCGGTACGACAACAACTTCAATCGGCGGAGGACTGCAGGGCAGCAACAGGAATAAGCCCTCACCCTCGCCAGCTCCGTCTTCCACTACCGTGAAACCTGACCCCGATGTTAAGCCTCCGGCTCATGCTCTTTCGACTGATCCAGAAGAAACATACACACTTTTTATGGGAAGCAACAACTGGTACCTCTTCATGAGGCTGCATCAAATACTTTGCGAAAGATTGACAAAGATGTATGACAAGGCAATGGCTCTTGCAGAAGAAGAATCTcggcagaagcagcagcgaaaGGAGAGCACGGCGGTAGCTTTGAGGTTAAAACCTAAAG GTGATATTGAAATAGAAGACTACTATCCCGCCTTTCTGGATATGATTAAAAACGTGTTGGACGGCAATATGGAAAGCAATTCTTACGAAGATACGCTTCGAGAAATGTTTGGAATTCATGCTTACATTGCTTTCACTCTGGATAAGGTTGTGACGTATGCAGTGAGACAG CTTCAACATTTAGTATCGGACGCAGTGTGTCAACAATGCATGGACTTATTTCATCGAGAGCAAAGACAGCCGAAAGAAAATTGTGGTGCAGGCGGTCTATGCTCAACAGCTTATTTGAGGGTCGCCAGCGAAACGGCGTACCAGAGAAAAGCTGAAAAAGCAATGGCGGAAGAAAATTGCTTCAAGATCTACATT tataagaaaaattgtaGAATGACGATAGAGTTATTGGACACTGAGGGTGAGGAGACTGTCGAAGGCAGTTGTAGAGATCGCGACAGGGAGTCGGTGACAGCGACAGAGAAGTGGTCGTCTTATGTCGAGAGATTCTCGTCGTCTGCGACCGGGCAAACAAGCCCGAAGGACGTCCCGGCCTCGTCAGACAATGATCCACCAGCCAATCATCCT ATCGATGGAAATGGCTGGAGCTCTTTAGGCAAGGTAATGGCAGGTCGCAAGCGAGTTTACCTTTACCGGAACGTGAGGCAATACCGTAAGCAGGCGGCCCGCAAGATGAGGGCCTTCTCCCCCGACGCCGTCAATTCCGATAAGATTCAAGA CTCCGAGAGCAAAAAGCCGCGTTTCGAGGTCGGAGCCGAGATAACCGACGGTTCGGACATCGTCACCTCGGACGAGATGCAGTGCACCTTCAACCTCAACAACTTTCGCGCAGTCTACGTGGTCAATCGAGAGAGTTGTCTGTACAAGAAGGGATGCTTCAGCCGAGCCAAACAG AGCCATCCAGAAGTGACCAAGAGCATGAGTGCCAAGTTTCAGGAGTGGCACTTCAAGTGGGTGAACAAGCACGTGATCGACGCGCAGCACCGGCTCTGCCAAGACTGGCTGATGGGCCGCTACGAGAACCTAGTGCCCCATCGGACGCGCGTGATCGCCGACAACGAGCTCGGACGCACGCCGTACCGGCCCTACAATCGCTACTGCATCGATCGCCTCCAGACCGAACAGCAGTCCAACAAAGCGGAGCAGGTCCGGCAGGAGTAG
- the LOC100122339 gene encoding paired amphipathic helix protein Sin3a isoform X2 yields MKRVRGVDEIAPPAAATLKNTGGGGTVVGSGSAGIEYHTGPGIGVVSGQAVRSVPAKEMPGSIQFSQTQQQYPGAIIVPTAAPSPVKGGATVGGLSTSSTCAASSITSSVTLHTTGIGGTGNHNMGPQSAVPSSQAQTHAQAPSTIRHNAPTPPAPNLSGGTSSSQFQRLKVEDALSYLDQVKYKFSDQPQVYNDFLDIMKEFKSQTIDTPGVITRVSHLFKGHPELIVGFNTFLPPGYKIEVQANEQGYAFQVSVSMPSPTATHTATLSQHHCTVNVGSPPIASPPTQPAKAQAVQIMQGSGSIHHSIANNISNNNLTIHGPASPPVPSYNNSHVTTAQAQAVSQALSQAQDGVPSTGQTQQNQPVEFNHAINYVNKIKNRFQGQPDKYKRFLEILHTYQKEQRTLKESGHMGGSGTGGGCPGSGKHLTEAEVYSQVAKLFENQEDLLLEFGQFLPDATNQQSALSAMFQSNKVGAVNDHAAIVKKPMSLKTTYNNSSAIPRDHRDSQVPGGGAGTGPGGAGGPGNLDRDSGGGGSRGGGGGSGGSDRERERDRPGIREIGNAGQKFGHSQGQLKRSPSFTTSISTGNSHTPHGPPPPKKHKVASARDLSIAEAGKHGSLADYAFFDKVRKALKSPEVYDNFLRCLVLFNLEIISKNELVLLVNPFLCRFPELQRWFRDFLGHLPEAAAMLTQAACGPNQTSGSINSGSAVGNVIVSSVGIEALPNNVVRSHQDRPQGDLAMEIDYSTCKRLGASYCALPKSYMQPKCTGRTQLCKEVLNDTWVSFPTWSEDSTFVSSRKTQFEEFIYRCEDERFELDGVIETNAATIRVLEGVHKKMNRMPPEELQKFKLDDCLGGCSPTIHQRALKRIYGEKATDIIEGLKKNPMVAVPVVLRRLKSKEEEWREAQKGFNKIWREQNEKYYLKSLDHQGINFKQNDVKALRSKSLFNEIELLYDERHEQSEENAENQNNTGPHLVLIYKDKSVLDDAANLLIHHVKRQTAIHKEDKQRIKALLKHFIPDLFFHTRQELSDDEQDEDNEKDEINPSSCGNSTQTGTTTTSIGGGLQGSNRNKPSPSPAPSSTTVKPDPDVKPPAHALSTDPEETYTLFMGSNNWYLFMRLHQILCERLTKMYDKAMALAEEESRQKQQRKESTAVALRLKPKGDIEIEDYYPAFLDMIKNVLDGNMESNSYEDTLREMFGIHAYIAFTLDKVVTYAVRQLQHLVSDAVCQQCMDLFHREQRQPKENCGAGGLCSTAYLRVASETAYQRKAEKAMAEENCFKIYIYKKNCRMTIELLDTEGEETVEGSCRDRDRESVTATEKWSSYVERFSSSATGQTSPKDVPASSDNDPPANHPVSSDQVARGGRGRKRKNTDINKKIDGNGWSSLGKVMAGRKRVYLYRNVRQYRKQAARKMRAFSPDAVNSDKIQDSESKKPRFEVGAEITDGSDIVTSDEMQCTFNLNNFRAVYVVNRESCLYKKGCFSRAKQSHPEVTKSMSAKFQEWHFKWVNKHVIDAQHRLCQDWLMGRYENLVPHRTRVIADNELGRTPYRPYNRYCIDRLQTEQQSNKAEQVRQE; encoded by the exons ATGAAACGTGTTCGCGGGGTGGACGAAATAGCACCGCCAGCTGCAGCAACGTTAAAAAACACAGGCGGTGGAGGAACTGTGGTAGGCAGCGGAAGTGCTGGTATAGAATACCACACTGGTCCGGGTATAGGAGTGGTTTCTGGTCAAGCAGTGAGATCTGTTCCTGCCAAAGAGATGCCAGGTAGCATACAGTTCTCGCAGACCCAGCAGCAATATCCTGGTGCAATCATTGTGCCAACAGCAGCACCATCCCCAGTCAAG GGAGGTGCTACAGTTGGAGGATTATCCACAAGTTCAACATGTGCAGCAAGCAGTATAACTTCCAGTGTTACCCTGCATACCACTGGCATAGGTGGTACAGGAAATCACAACATGGGCCCCCAGTCAGCTGTGCCAAGTTCACAGGCACAGACACATGCGCAAGCACCTTCCACCATAAGACACAAT GCACCTACACCTCCTGCGCCCAATTTGAGCGGCGGTACAAGCAGTTCGCAATTTCAGAGGTTGAAAGTAGAAGATGCTCTGTCCTATCTCGATCAAGTCAAGTACAAATTTAGTGATCAACCACAG GTTTACAATGATTTTCTTGATATTATGAAGGAATTCAAGTCCCAAACTATAGATACTCCAGGCGTTATTACAAGGGTTAGCCATCTATTTAAGGGACATCCCGAACTTATTGTTGGTTTCAACACTTTTTTACCGCCAGGGTACAAAATTGAAGTACAAGCCAATGAGCAGGGATATGCTTTCCAAGTCTCAGTCAGTATGCCAAGTCCAACAGCAACACATACAGCTACCCTCTCTCAGCACCATTGTACAGTTAATGTTGGGTCTCCGCCTATAGCAAGTCCTCCAACACAACCTGCCAAGGCACAAGCAGTACAAATTATGCAAGG GTCTGGAAGTATACATCACTCTATTgcaaacaatatttcaaataaCAATCTTACTATTCACGGACCTGCATCGCCGCCAGTTCCGTCGTATAACAATTCCCATGTCACTACAGCTCAAGCACAGGCAGTGAGTCAAGCTCTGAGCCAAGCACAAGACGGGGTTCCTAGCACTGGCCAGACTCAACAGAATCAGCCAGTTGAATTCAATCATGCAATCAACTATGTCAATAAGATTAag AACCGATTTCAAGGCCAACCGGATAAGTACAAGCGTTTTCTCGAAATCCTGCACACGTATCAGAAAGAGCAGCGGACCCTCAAGGAGTCGGGCCATATGGGCGGAAGCGGAACCGGCGGTGGCTGTCCCGGCAGCGGAAAGCACCTCACGGAAGCTGAAGTCTACAGTCAGGTCGCCAAGCTATTCGAAAATCAGGAAGATCTTCTGTTAGAGTTTGGACAGTTCTTGCCTGACGCGACGAATCAGCAAAGCGCCCTG TCTGCTATGTTTCAGAGCAACAAGGTGGGAGCGGTCAATGACCACGCGGCAATCGTCAAGAAGCCGATGAGTCTTAAAACAACTTACAACAACTCTTCAGCTATACCTCGTGACCACCGCGACTCTCAGGTACCTGGTGGAGGAGCGGGAACTGGTCCGGGTGGAGCTGGAGGTCCAGGTAATCTAGACCGTGACAGTGGCGGAGGTGGTAGCCGAGGTGGCGGCGGTGGAAGTGGAGGCAGCGATAGAGAGCGCGAAAGAGATAGGCCAGGCATCAGGGAAATAGGCAATGCCGGGCAAAAGTTCGGGCATAGTCAGGGGCAGCTGAAGAGGAGCCCGTCGTTCACCACCTCTATATCAACGGGAAATTCTCATACGCCGCATGGTCCACCACCACCTAAAAAGCATAAAGTCGCCTCTGCCAGAGACCTCTCAATTGCTGAGGCAGGAAAGCATGGATCACTGGCAGATTATGCCTTCTTCGATAAG gTGCGCAAGGCGCTTAAGTCACCGGAAGTGTACGACAACTTTCTTCGATGCCTGGTCTTGTTCAATCTCGAGATAATATCTAAGAATGAACTAGTTCTATTGGTGAATCCGTTCCTGTGCCGTTTTCCCGAGCTGCAGCGTTGGTTTAGGGACTTCCTGGGACACTTGCCCGAGGCTGCAGCCATGTTGACGCAGGCCGCCTGCGGTCCTAATCAGACTAGTGGTAGCATCAATAGTGGTAGTGCAGTAGGAAATGTCATTGTTAGTAGTGTTGGAATTGAAGCGCTACCCAACAACGTAGTTAGAAGCCACCAAGATAGGCCGCAAGGCGACCTTGCGATGGAGATCGATTATTCGACTTGTAAGAGACTTGGTGCCTCTTATTGCGCCTTGCCAAAGTCTTACATGCAGCCCAAGTGTACCGGCCGAACGCAGCTCTGTAAAGAAGTGCTCAACGACACATGGGTCTCGTTTCCCACTTGGTCGGAAGACAGCACGTTTGTCTCATCTAG gaaaACTCAATTCGAGGAGTTCATTTATCGCTGCGAAGACGAGCGATTTGAATTGGATGGCGTGATAGAGACAAACGCGGCGACAATCAGAGTGCTCGAGGGCGTGCACAAAAAAATGAACCGGATGCCACCGGAAGAGCTTCAGAAGTTCAAACTGGACGACTGTTTGGGTGGATGCTCACCGACAATTCACCAGCGAGCTTTGAAGAGGATATACGGCGAAAAAGCAACGGATATTATTGAAGGACTTAAAAAGAATCCCATGGTTGCGGTGCCGGTCGTTCTACGGAGACTGAAAAGTAAGGAAGAAGAGTGGCGGGAAGCTCAGAAGGGTTTCAACAAGATCTGGAGGGAGCAGAACGAAAAGTATTATCTCAAGTCCTTGGATCACCAGGGCATCAATTTCAAGCAGAATGATGTCAAGGCGCTCAGGTCAAAGAGTTTGTTCAATGAGATCGAACTTTTATATGACGAGAGGCATGAACAGTCAGAAGAGAACGCAGAGAATCAAAATAACACTGGTCCACATCTGGTCTTAATTTACAAAGATAAGTCTGTCTTGGATGATGCTGCCAATCTGTTGATACACCACGTCAAGCGGCAAACAGCTATTCACAAAGAGGACAAGCAGCGAATTAAGGCACTTCTTAAGCATTTTATTCCTGATCTATTCTTTCACACTCGGCAAGAACTGAGCGACGACGAGCAAGATGAAGATA ACGAGAAGGATGAAATAAATCCGTCATCGTGTGGCAACAGCACGCAAACCGGTACGACAACAACTTCAATCGGCGGAGGACTGCAGGGCAGCAACAGGAATAAGCCCTCACCCTCGCCAGCTCCGTCTTCCACTACCGTGAAACCTGACCCCGATGTTAAGCCTCCGGCTCATGCTCTTTCGACTGATCCAGAAGAAACATACACACTTTTTATGGGAAGCAACAACTGGTACCTCTTCATGAGGCTGCATCAAATACTTTGCGAAAGATTGACAAAGATGTATGACAAGGCAATGGCTCTTGCAGAAGAAGAATCTcggcagaagcagcagcgaaaGGAGAGCACGGCGGTAGCTTTGAGGTTAAAACCTAAAG GTGATATTGAAATAGAAGACTACTATCCCGCCTTTCTGGATATGATTAAAAACGTGTTGGACGGCAATATGGAAAGCAATTCTTACGAAGATACGCTTCGAGAAATGTTTGGAATTCATGCTTACATTGCTTTCACTCTGGATAAGGTTGTGACGTATGCAGTGAGACAG CTTCAACATTTAGTATCGGACGCAGTGTGTCAACAATGCATGGACTTATTTCATCGAGAGCAAAGACAGCCGAAAGAAAATTGTGGTGCAGGCGGTCTATGCTCAACAGCTTATTTGAGGGTCGCCAGCGAAACGGCGTACCAGAGAAAAGCTGAAAAAGCAATGGCGGAAGAAAATTGCTTCAAGATCTACATT tataagaaaaattgtaGAATGACGATAGAGTTATTGGACACTGAGGGTGAGGAGACTGTCGAAGGCAGTTGTAGAGATCGCGACAGGGAGTCGGTGACAGCGACAGAGAAGTGGTCGTCTTATGTCGAGAGATTCTCGTCGTCTGCGACCGGGCAAACAAGCCCGAAGGACGTCCCGGCCTCGTCAGACAATGATCCACCAGCCAATCATCCTGTGAGTAGCGACCAGGTGGCAAGGGGGGGGAGGGGCAGAAAGCGCAAGAACACTGACATTAACAAGAAG ATCGATGGAAATGGCTGGAGCTCTTTAGGCAAGGTAATGGCAGGTCGCAAGCGAGTTTACCTTTACCGGAACGTGAGGCAATACCGTAAGCAGGCGGCCCGCAAGATGAGGGCCTTCTCCCCCGACGCCGTCAATTCCGATAAGATTCAAGA CTCCGAGAGCAAAAAGCCGCGTTTCGAGGTCGGAGCCGAGATAACCGACGGTTCGGACATCGTCACCTCGGACGAGATGCAGTGCACCTTCAACCTCAACAACTTTCGCGCAGTCTACGTGGTCAATCGAGAGAGTTGTCTGTACAAGAAGGGATGCTTCAGCCGAGCCAAACAG AGCCATCCAGAAGTGACCAAGAGCATGAGTGCCAAGTTTCAGGAGTGGCACTTCAAGTGGGTGAACAAGCACGTGATCGACGCGCAGCACCGGCTCTGCCAAGACTGGCTGATGGGCCGCTACGAGAACCTAGTGCCCCATCGGACGCGCGTGATCGCCGACAACGAGCTCGGACGCACGCCGTACCGGCCCTACAATCGCTACTGCATCGATCGCCTCCAGACCGAACAGCAGTCCAACAAAGCGGAGCAGGTCCGGCAGGAGTAG